The following proteins come from a genomic window of Terriglobia bacterium:
- a CDS encoding Jag N-terminal domain-containing protein produces the protein MGVQREFEGRDLEEALTAASIALGVPRERFQFRLVDEGRRGLFGIGAKRVRIVVEAETPEAADAAGVRAAPRAGPGEDDREPEARSLEETVRHMLQLMGLDVEVRAEVTEEAGRVVLTGADRRVLLQKDAELVSALQFLLNRMARRTWPSISHVLVACEGFRDRREEDLVELARQVAEQVVRTGRPRRLHSMNPYERRLVHLTVREFPELTSHSAGNGFLKQITVAPVGRGGEA, from the coding sequence ATGGGCGTCCAGCGGGAATTCGAAGGCCGGGATCTGGAGGAGGCGCTCACCGCCGCTTCCATCGCGCTGGGAGTCCCCCGCGAGCGCTTCCAGTTCCGGCTAGTGGACGAGGGCCGCCGGGGGCTGTTCGGCATCGGCGCGAAGCGGGTCCGGATCGTCGTCGAGGCCGAGACACCGGAGGCCGCGGACGCCGCCGGCGTACGGGCGGCCCCTCGGGCTGGGCCCGGCGAGGACGACCGCGAGCCGGAGGCACGCTCCCTCGAAGAGACGGTCCGCCACATGCTCCAACTGATGGGCCTCGACGTCGAGGTGCGGGCCGAGGTGACGGAGGAGGCGGGCAGGGTCGTCCTGACCGGAGCGGACCGGCGCGTCCTCCTGCAGAAGGACGCCGAGCTGGTGAGCGCCCTGCAGTTCCTGCTCAACCGGATGGCGCGGAGGACCTGGCCTTCGATCAGCCACGTCCTGGTCGCCTGCGAGGGTTTCCGCGACCGGCGCGAGGAGGACCTCGTCGAGCTCGCCCGGCAGGTGGCGGAACAGGTCGTACGGACCGGACGTCCGCGCAGGCTCCACTCGATGAACCCCTACGAGAGGCGCCTGGTCCACCTGACCGTGCGCGAGTTCCCCGAGCTGACCTCGCACTCGGCGGGCAACGGCTTCCTGAAGCAGATCACGGTGGCCCCCGTCGGACGCGGCGGCGAGGCCTGA